A window of Haloarcula sp. H-GB4 contains these coding sequences:
- a CDS encoding MoxR family ATPase, with protein sequence MDVPDAYDDCDRVLDTISESVVAEREFLETVLTAVLARGHVLIEDVPGTGKTLTAQSFASALGLSFSRVQFTPDLLPADVTGTHVYREGDGEFEFSAGPIFANFVLADEINRAPPKTQAALLEAMAEGQVTVDGDTHSLPEPFVVVATQNPVESEGVFPLPEAQRDRFLVKTSIGYPEASAEEGLLRQRTERESKTPSVDDVIDPEGVRRLQSVPERVTVDDDILSYLVDIVHRTRQDTRTEVGVSPRGSQRLLEAARSHAVIAGREYVRPVDVQTVGAPVLAHRLVMTTDATVDGTTADDVVADVFDSVAVPTVSAAAPETPAAGE encoded by the coding sequence ATGGACGTTCCAGACGCCTACGACGACTGCGACCGGGTCCTCGATACGATTTCTGAGAGCGTCGTCGCCGAGCGGGAGTTCCTCGAAACCGTGTTGACTGCCGTCCTCGCCCGTGGTCACGTGCTCATAGAGGACGTACCGGGAACTGGAAAGACGCTGACCGCCCAGAGCTTCGCATCTGCGCTGGGGCTCTCTTTCTCGCGGGTCCAGTTCACGCCCGACCTGCTGCCAGCGGACGTGACCGGGACGCACGTCTACCGCGAGGGCGACGGCGAGTTCGAGTTCTCTGCGGGTCCGATCTTCGCCAACTTCGTGCTGGCCGACGAGATCAACCGCGCGCCGCCGAAAACGCAGGCCGCGCTGCTTGAGGCGATGGCTGAGGGACAGGTGACTGTCGACGGTGACACCCACTCGCTGCCGGAGCCGTTCGTCGTCGTTGCGACCCAGAACCCTGTCGAGAGCGAGGGCGTGTTCCCCCTGCCCGAGGCCCAGCGCGACCGCTTCCTCGTCAAGACCAGCATCGGTTACCCTGAGGCCAGTGCCGAGGAGGGGCTGCTCCGCCAGCGGACCGAGCGAGAGTCCAAGACCCCCTCTGTCGACGATGTCATCGACCCTGAGGGCGTGCGCCGCTTGCAGTCCGTGCCCGAGCGAGTGACCGTCGACGACGACATCCTGAGCTACCTCGTCGACATCGTCCACAGAACCCGCCAGGACACCCGGACCGAAGTCGGCGTCTCTCCCCGCGGGAGCCAGCGCCTGCTCGAAGCCGCTCGGAGCCACGCGGTAATCGCCGGCCGGGAGTACGTGCGCCCGGTTGACGTACAGACCGTCGGTGCGCCGGTCCTGGCCCACCGGCTGGTCATGACCACCGATGCGACCGTGGACGGGACGACCGCCGATGATGTCGTCGCGGACGTGTTCGACAGCGTCGCGGTGCCAACGGTGTCGGCGGCTGCCCCCGAGACGCCGGCGGCCGGGGAGTGA
- a CDS encoding DUF4129 domain-containing protein, whose translation MARFGSLALAVLAVVALAMVAASLNTVSTAPTVTTGESTVDSTPPPQGPGGGGPGTPAGTQSATRVPETETETAAASKASDGPPRWQVVAGLALVVLGGLVVLYELTRGEASDPESGDEDPPPTPTAPAADSVLLTGDVPPENDVYRAWSALRNRVESVDEASGQPAQEPVTPADVREGAIESGLPQQPVTALTELFCAVRYGDAAATPERERRARAVATTLSLDTPVRGDAS comes from the coding sequence GTGGCACGGTTCGGCTCGCTGGCTCTGGCTGTCCTCGCCGTCGTCGCGTTGGCGATGGTCGCCGCGTCGCTCAACACCGTTTCGACGGCACCAACGGTGACGACCGGGGAATCGACGGTCGATTCGACGCCGCCCCCGCAAGGGCCGGGCGGTGGCGGACCCGGTACCCCAGCAGGGACCCAGTCGGCGACCAGAGTTCCGGAGACTGAAACGGAGACAGCAGCCGCCTCAAAGGCAAGTGACGGACCGCCGCGCTGGCAGGTCGTCGCCGGCCTCGCACTCGTCGTGCTGGGCGGGCTGGTCGTCCTGTACGAACTGACCCGCGGCGAAGCAAGCGATCCGGAGTCCGGCGATGAGGACCCGCCGCCCACGCCGACAGCACCCGCGGCCGATTCCGTGTTGCTCACAGGAGACGTACCGCCGGAAAACGACGTGTACCGGGCGTGGTCAGCGCTCAGGAACCGGGTCGAATCGGTCGACGAAGCGTCCGGACAGCCCGCCCAAGAGCCAGTGACTCCCGCCGACGTTCGGGAGGGGGCAATCGAGTCCGGCCTCCCACAGCAGCCGGTGACGGCGCTGACCGAACTGTTCTGTGCGGTCCGGTACGGCGACGCGGCCGCGACACCGGAGCGGGAGCGGCGAGCACGAGCGGTCGCAACCACGCTGTCGCTGGACACGCCTGTCCGGGGTGATGCATCGTGA
- a CDS encoding DUF58 domain-containing protein, translating into MRRRRIPTIVGLLAISVGVLLLALPELGGGLLPRVAATLLTVGVGAAAVVLAARELFDSDDPELRLPTPESRPQYQVPGAAFAERLDRISTVGRRAVDDADEWDGTQERTPRERVYASLHELAVDVLGRTDGDRPGAAADRLADGEWTDNEAAAAFFADGLCPPLPRRASLPLVRPELPVVRRARHAVAELAERLAADAPDPASRLAPVETMGDEASQGEYWPTAELPRTRSTGRTRRVAVAVLLASAGGVVMGVPGAVLTAAFGIALAGAARVWEPTADIELTRTLEPRTPTPGSTVEVTVTVRNVGETTVPDLRLLDGVPAGLSVRSGSPRLTTALRPGTERSFTYALTAVPGTHTFESPLVIAGDFAGARETVQTVAVTDGQDSLACGFERRSDDASPPREQATQMPGQQKAGVTGSGVEFDSLRAYRPGDPASRIDWHHRAKTGDLATVEFQEPRRPRVAVVVDARRAAYVAATAGDIPAPRYGASAAYSVAARLLDDGVPVGVGTVGAGDCWLPMTTGEAHHEAVRTRLAGESAIPWTPPAEPTQVADAVDHLTARLDPDVQVVVVSPLCDDDGVTLVQQLEAAGNSVSVVSPDCTDPSTVAGAYAHLARENRLSTLRGDDIPVQDWDPTTPLREVQARAAAV; encoded by the coding sequence GTGAGGCGGCGACGCATTCCGACTATCGTCGGCCTCCTGGCTATCAGTGTCGGCGTGCTCCTGCTGGCACTACCCGAACTGGGCGGTGGACTTCTGCCCCGCGTGGCCGCGACGCTGCTGACAGTCGGGGTTGGGGCCGCGGCGGTGGTGCTCGCGGCCAGAGAGCTGTTCGACAGCGACGACCCGGAGCTACGGCTTCCGACGCCCGAGTCCCGGCCCCAGTATCAGGTCCCTGGGGCGGCGTTCGCCGAGCGACTCGACCGGATCAGCACCGTCGGTCGCCGCGCTGTCGACGACGCGGACGAGTGGGACGGGACGCAGGAGCGCACACCCAGGGAGCGCGTGTACGCGTCGCTCCACGAACTTGCCGTCGATGTACTCGGGCGGACAGACGGGGACAGGCCGGGCGCGGCCGCCGACCGGCTCGCGGACGGTGAGTGGACTGACAACGAGGCGGCCGCCGCCTTCTTCGCCGACGGGCTTTGCCCGCCGCTGCCGCGTCGGGCGTCACTCCCCCTCGTTCGACCCGAGCTACCCGTGGTGCGTCGGGCGCGCCACGCCGTCGCCGAGTTAGCCGAGCGGCTGGCGGCCGACGCGCCCGACCCGGCCAGCCGGCTCGCTCCGGTCGAAACGATGGGTGATGAGGCGTCCCAGGGCGAGTACTGGCCCACCGCCGAACTCCCCCGAACACGGTCGACCGGGCGGACCAGACGCGTCGCGGTCGCGGTTCTGCTTGCCAGCGCGGGCGGCGTCGTGATGGGCGTTCCCGGGGCGGTACTGACCGCCGCGTTCGGGATCGCACTCGCCGGGGCCGCCCGGGTCTGGGAGCCGACGGCCGACATCGAACTCACTCGAACGCTCGAACCGCGGACGCCGACCCCCGGATCGACCGTCGAGGTCACCGTGACGGTGCGGAACGTCGGCGAGACGACGGTTCCGGACCTCCGGCTGCTGGACGGGGTCCCCGCCGGACTCAGCGTCCGCTCGGGGTCGCCGCGGCTGACCACCGCGTTGCGGCCCGGCACCGAGCGGTCGTTCACCTACGCGCTGACGGCGGTCCCGGGCACCCACACATTCGAGTCGCCGCTCGTGATCGCAGGCGATTTTGCCGGCGCGCGTGAGACGGTTCAGACCGTCGCGGTGACGGACGGCCAAGACAGCCTGGCATGTGGCTTCGAGCGGCGCAGTGACGACGCCAGCCCGCCCCGAGAGCAGGCGACGCAAATGCCGGGGCAACAGAAGGCAGGAGTCACCGGGAGCGGCGTCGAGTTCGACTCGCTGCGCGCGTACCGCCCCGGCGACCCGGCGTCGAGAATCGACTGGCACCACCGCGCAAAGACCGGCGACCTGGCGACAGTGGAGTTCCAAGAGCCGCGACGGCCGCGGGTGGCCGTGGTCGTCGACGCCCGCCGGGCGGCGTACGTCGCGGCGACAGCCGGCGATATCCCAGCGCCGCGCTACGGCGCATCGGCCGCCTACAGCGTCGCTGCTCGGTTGCTCGACGACGGGGTCCCTGTCGGAGTGGGGACGGTCGGGGCGGGCGACTGCTGGCTGCCGATGACGACTGGCGAGGCCCACCACGAGGCCGTCCGGACGCGCCTTGCCGGTGAAAGCGCCATCCCGTGGACGCCGCCAGCAGAGCCGACGCAGGTCGCCGATGCCGTCGACCACCTGACGGCGCGGCTCGACCCCGATGTTCAGGTAGTCGTCGTCTCACCGCTCTGTGACGACGACGGTGTCACTCTCGTCCAACAACTTGAGGCGGCCGGCAACAGTGTCTCGGTGGTGAGTCCGGACTGTACGGACCCGTCAACGGTCGCCGGAGCCTACGCACACCTCGCCCGTGAAAACCGACTCTCGACGCTTCGTGGGGATGATATTCCCGTACAGGACTGGGACCCGACGACGCCGCTCAGGGAGGTGCAGGCCCGTGCCGCAGCCGTCTGA
- a CDS encoding geranylgeranyl reductase family protein, translating into MHDVVVVGAGPAGSRYARQAASRGLDVVVFEQGEIGKPLACSGHVSTDIWEFTEDARDELFQNEISGARFHTGGPGSQDHPFYKDEVISNVIDRVGLDKHLAEVARDAGADVREEHSVVGVTENRDGVTVEVRGDDGVETHRAKMVAGCDGPKSRVRRELDLPEPDELLHGVLGFSDEVDHGDFVDVHLTVPRFFAWRIPRGEAGVEYGLAVPPGDDARGRFEAFVDGYGVETDHRCSGLIPIGPPKRVTGRRSFLIGDAAAQTKPFTGGGIRYGMTAADHAAREIDPEDPATLGEYERAWRDDLRQEIRLGHVVRAGYSAPEPIQKAGMKAFEGEIGVHMDRPTTLFSREQLAALFSRS; encoded by the coding sequence ATGCACGATGTTGTGGTGGTCGGCGCGGGTCCGGCTGGGTCCCGGTACGCGCGTCAGGCGGCGAGCCGGGGACTCGACGTGGTGGTGTTCGAACAAGGGGAGATCGGCAAGCCACTGGCCTGTTCGGGCCACGTGAGCACGGATATCTGGGAGTTTACCGAGGACGCCCGCGACGAACTGTTCCAGAACGAGATTTCCGGCGCACGCTTTCACACGGGCGGTCCCGGAAGTCAGGACCACCCCTTCTACAAGGACGAGGTCATCTCGAACGTCATCGACCGCGTCGGTCTGGACAAGCACCTCGCGGAAGTGGCCCGCGACGCCGGTGCCGACGTTCGTGAGGAACACTCCGTCGTCGGCGTCACTGAGAACAGGGACGGCGTCACCGTCGAAGTCCGCGGCGACGACGGCGTCGAGACACACCGAGCGAAGATGGTTGCCGGCTGTGACGGCCCGAAAAGCCGCGTCCGGCGGGAACTCGACCTCCCGGAGCCCGACGAACTGCTGCATGGCGTCCTCGGGTTCAGCGACGAGGTGGACCACGGCGATTTCGTCGATGTCCACCTCACCGTTCCGCGGTTTTTCGCCTGGCGTATCCCGCGGGGCGAGGCTGGCGTCGAGTACGGGTTGGCGGTACCGCCGGGCGACGACGCTCGCGGCCGCTTCGAAGCGTTCGTCGACGGCTACGGCGTCGAAACCGACCATCGCTGTTCTGGACTCATCCCAATCGGCCCGCCGAAGCGAGTCACCGGCCGGCGGTCGTTCCTCATCGGTGACGCCGCGGCCCAGACCAAACCCTTCACCGGCGGCGGCATCCGCTACGGCATGACTGCGGCCGACCACGCAGCCCGGGAAATCGATCCCGAGGACCCGGCGACGCTGGGCGAGTACGAGCGCGCGTGGCGGGACGACCTCCGACAGGAGATCCGCCTCGGCCACGTAGTTCGTGCCGGCTACTCTGCGCCGGAACCGATACAGAAAGCCGGGATGAAAGCCTTCGAAGGCGAAATCGGCGTCCACATGGACCGGCCGACGACGCTGTTCTCCCGGGAGCAGTTAGCAGCGCTGTTCTCCCGGTCCTGA
- a CDS encoding AI-2E family transporter: protein MVTRRRTYVLASLLVLTGCLTTVLLARVLSTIFFAITVAYVLFPVSEWLGRHGLNKRLSAAVTTGIAFVSGTLIVIPLGAVLYLRRRDLFTFFQQLPPMVSLEVGGFSYPVEITPTLLSARRILTDFAVDLAAESPVLALKAVLFAILVYAMLWQPQAPKKAVYRTVPASYHEVVNRLHQRLRGTLYAIYVLQAATAFGTFVVAWVVFWLLGYQGAFALAVVAGILQFVPVIGPSVVVLTIAVADVINGNITGAILVTVLGLVLVGFLPDAVIRPKLARYTTGLPASLYFVGFTGGVLTLGVIGFIAGPVAIALLVELSSLLTSERQGDQQKLT, encoded by the coding sequence GTGGTAACACGCCGACGAACCTACGTCCTCGCGAGTTTGCTCGTTCTCACCGGCTGCCTGACGACAGTCCTGCTCGCGCGAGTGCTATCGACGATCTTCTTCGCAATCACGGTCGCATACGTGCTGTTTCCCGTCTCGGAATGGCTCGGACGCCACGGGCTCAACAAGCGGCTGTCGGCGGCCGTGACGACGGGTATCGCCTTTGTCAGCGGCACACTCATCGTCATCCCGCTCGGGGCCGTGCTGTATCTCCGCCGCCGTGACCTGTTCACCTTCTTCCAGCAACTCCCACCGATGGTATCCCTCGAAGTCGGCGGCTTTAGCTATCCGGTCGAGATTACGCCGACGTTGCTCTCAGCGCGACGGATACTCACAGATTTTGCAGTCGACCTCGCCGCGGAATCACCCGTGCTGGCGCTGAAAGCCGTGCTGTTTGCGATTCTCGTCTATGCGATGCTCTGGCAGCCACAGGCCCCAAAAAAGGCCGTCTATCGGACGGTGCCAGCGTCGTATCACGAGGTCGTCAACCGACTCCATCAACGGCTCCGTGGGACGCTGTACGCGATTTACGTTCTCCAGGCGGCGACGGCGTTCGGAACCTTCGTCGTGGCGTGGGTCGTGTTCTGGCTGCTGGGCTATCAGGGCGCGTTCGCGCTGGCGGTCGTCGCCGGCATCCTGCAGTTTGTCCCCGTCATTGGCCCCAGCGTGGTTGTCCTTACCATCGCTGTCGCGGATGTCATCAACGGCAACATCACCGGGGCGATACTGGTGACCGTGTTGGGGCTCGTCCTCGTCGGCTTCCTCCCAGATGCAGTCATCAGGCCGAAACTGGCCCGCTACACGACCGGGCTCCCTGCCAGCCTCTACTTCGTCGGGTTCACCGGCGGCGTGTTGACGCTGGGCGTCATCGGTTTTATCGCCGGGCCAGTCGCTATCGCGCTACTGGTCGAACTGTCGTCGCTGCTGACGAGCGAGCGACAGGGGGACCAGCAGAAGCTAACCTAA
- a CDS encoding sulfurtransferase, whose translation MTDFVSAEWVSSRGDDLRVVDVRDAWEYDGLGHLPGAVNVPFDSFRADEHGAASDAGDGMLPDEDDWAEVLSAAGITPESEIVAYDDHHGVFAARFLVTAELFGHDSDRLHLLDGDFSSWQLERETTGETPAVEPTDYDVTRPDSTPLVGPDAVADAADDPNAVLVDTREDEEYNEGHIPGAVLLDWRDLVDDETRGLLPQDEARSVLKSAGIVPEKRVVLYCNTARRISHTYVVLRHLGFEQVDFYEGSLTEWEAQGRPLETN comes from the coding sequence ATGACTGATTTCGTCTCTGCTGAGTGGGTGTCGAGTCGGGGCGACGACCTCCGGGTGGTTGACGTGCGGGACGCGTGGGAGTACGACGGCCTCGGACACCTCCCGGGCGCGGTGAACGTGCCCTTCGATTCGTTCCGGGCGGACGAACACGGTGCGGCGTCCGATGCCGGCGACGGAATGCTGCCCGACGAAGACGACTGGGCGGAGGTACTCTCGGCGGCCGGCATCACGCCGGAGAGCGAAATCGTCGCGTACGACGACCACCACGGCGTCTTCGCCGCACGGTTTCTGGTCACTGCGGAACTGTTCGGCCACGACTCCGACCGGCTGCATCTCCTCGACGGTGATTTCTCCAGCTGGCAACTCGAACGGGAAACGACGGGCGAGACGCCGGCTGTCGAACCGACTGATTATGATGTGACGCGACCCGACTCGACGCCGCTGGTCGGCCCGGACGCGGTCGCTGACGCCGCGGATGACCCCAATGCAGTGCTGGTCGACACCCGCGAGGACGAGGAGTACAACGAGGGCCACATTCCCGGAGCAGTCCTGCTGGACTGGCGGGACCTCGTCGACGACGAGACACGGGGATTGCTTCCGCAAGATGAGGCACGATCAGTTCTCAAAAGTGCGGGCATCGTCCCCGAGAAACGCGTCGTCCTCTACTGTAACACTGCCCGTCGAATCAGCCACACGTACGTCGTCCTCCGCCATCTCGGCTTCGAGCAGGTGGATTTCTACGAGGGGAGCCTCACCGAATGGGAGGCACAGGGGCGGCCGCTGGAGACGAACTGA
- a CDS encoding sulfurtransferase — protein MTDYANDVLVSADWVSEHLDEFQSDDPAHRLVEVDVDTELYDESHAPGALGFNWETDLQDQTTRDILDKDDFEDLLGAHGISEDSTVVLYGDNSNWFAAYTYWQFKYYGHDDVKLLDGGREYWVENDYELTDEVPEFSEVDYEAAGPRESIRAYREDVENAIERELPLVDVRSPEEFSGEILAPPGLQETAQRGGHVPGAQNISWAAVTNDDGTFKDYDELEELYAEYGIDGDSTTVAYCRIGERSSVAWFALHELLGYDDTINYDGSWTEWGNLVGAPIEKGEAE, from the coding sequence ATGACTGACTACGCTAACGACGTGCTCGTCTCGGCCGACTGGGTCAGCGAGCATCTGGACGAGTTCCAGAGCGACGACCCAGCTCACCGACTGGTAGAGGTGGACGTCGACACGGAACTGTACGACGAGAGCCACGCGCCCGGCGCGCTCGGCTTCAACTGGGAGACGGACCTTCAGGACCAGACCACCCGTGACATCCTCGACAAGGATGACTTTGAGGACCTGCTCGGTGCCCACGGCATCAGCGAGGACTCGACAGTCGTTCTCTACGGTGACAACTCCAACTGGTTCGCCGCGTACACATATTGGCAGTTCAAGTATTACGGCCACGACGACGTGAAGCTCCTCGACGGCGGCCGCGAGTACTGGGTCGAGAACGACTACGAACTCACCGACGAAGTGCCCGAGTTCTCCGAAGTCGACTACGAGGCCGCCGGCCCGCGCGAGTCCATCCGTGCCTACCGAGAGGATGTTGAGAACGCCATCGAGCGCGAACTACCGCTCGTCGACGTTCGCTCGCCCGAAGAGTTCTCCGGCGAAATCCTTGCACCTCCTGGACTCCAAGAGACCGCACAGCGCGGCGGCCACGTGCCCGGCGCACAGAACATCTCTTGGGCGGCCGTCACCAACGACGACGGGACGTTCAAGGACTACGACGAACTCGAAGAGCTTTACGCCGAGTACGGTATTGACGGCGACTCCACGACAGTCGCATACTGCCGCATCGGTGAGCGTTCCTCTGTCGCCTGGTTCGCCCTGCACGAACTGCTGGGCTACGACGACACCATCAACTACGACGGCTCCTGGACCGAATGGGGCAATCTAGTTGGTGCGCCTATTGAGAAGGGCGAGGCTGAGTAA
- a CDS encoding MBL fold metallo-hydrolase, which yields MDVQFLGGAGEIGRSAVLIDESLLLDFGMLTDSPPQFPVRTPSPDAVVVSHGHLDHVGNIPALVSGDARPPIHWTPPTYELAMTLARDTLKLHGGTVNCPFTETNVRRVTQVSETHGYRESFEAAGYEVTFYNAGHIPGSAHVLVDDGDARLLYTGDFHTDDQRLVSGTTARPDADAIICESTYSDVDHESRETVEGRFVESVETTLWEGGTVVVPAFAIGRTQEMLLVCEAHDIPCYVDGMGKQVTEMLGQYPEFVRDADALQRAKSHARFVTGKDGQRKRITDQKAAIVTTSGMLSGGPAMTYIPEIRGNPMNKITMTGYQVEGTPGRDLLETGSAEIDGRIMPVSARVEQYDFSAHADRDGLFAYLDSYRDTPVLVNHGDRCEAFATTLRADGYDATAPELGATVAIQ from the coding sequence ATGGATGTGCAGTTTCTCGGCGGGGCGGGTGAGATCGGTCGAAGCGCCGTCCTCATCGACGAGTCGCTACTGCTGGATTTCGGGATGCTGACTGACTCACCGCCACAGTTCCCGGTGCGGACGCCGTCGCCGGACGCCGTCGTCGTTTCGCACGGCCACCTCGACCACGTCGGAAACATCCCAGCGCTGGTGTCGGGCGACGCGCGGCCGCCGATTCACTGGACGCCGCCGACGTACGAACTGGCGATGACGCTCGCACGGGACACGCTCAAACTCCACGGCGGGACGGTCAACTGTCCCTTTACCGAGACCAACGTCAGGCGGGTGACGCAGGTGTCGGAGACGCACGGCTACCGCGAGTCGTTCGAGGCTGCCGGCTACGAGGTCACGTTCTACAACGCCGGCCACATCCCGGGAAGCGCACACGTTCTCGTCGACGATGGCGACGCCAGACTGCTGTACACGGGCGATTTCCACACCGACGACCAGCGTCTCGTCTCTGGAACAACGGCCCGCCCGGACGCGGATGCGATTATCTGCGAGAGCACGTATTCCGATGTTGATCACGAGTCACGAGAGACAGTCGAGGGGCGGTTCGTCGAAAGCGTCGAAACGACGCTCTGGGAGGGCGGGACCGTCGTCGTGCCCGCCTTTGCCATCGGACGAACGCAGGAGATGTTGCTCGTCTGTGAGGCACACGACATCCCGTGTTACGTCGACGGAATGGGGAAGCAAGTGACCGAGATGCTCGGGCAGTACCCCGAGTTCGTCCGCGATGCGGACGCGCTCCAGCGGGCAAAGTCACACGCCCGGTTCGTCACGGGCAAAGACGGCCAGCGCAAGCGTATCACCGACCAGAAGGCGGCAATCGTCACCACCAGCGGGATGCTCTCTGGCGGCCCGGCGATGACGTACATTCCGGAAATCCGCGGCAATCCGATGAACAAAATCACGATGACCGGGTATCAGGTCGAGGGGACGCCGGGACGGGACCTGCTGGAGACGGGGAGTGCCGAGATAGACGGCCGGATTATGCCGGTCAGCGCACGAGTCGAGCAGTACGACTTTTCAGCACACGCCGACCGAGACGGGCTGTTTGCGTATCTCGATAGCTACCGTGACACGCCGGTACTCGTGAACCACGGCGACCGCTGTGAGGCCTTCGCAACCACGCTGCGGGCGGACGGCTACGACGCGACAGCGCCCGAGCTAGGCGCAACCGTCGCCATCCAGTAG
- a CDS encoding ribbon-helix-helix protein, CopG family: MDEAFLDLESIEVELDEELLDAIDDKAFADHRDNRDAAVRDLLDEWLKQRAAEDADETN, from the coding sequence ATGGACGAAGCGTTTCTCGACCTTGAATCGATTGAGGTCGAACTGGACGAGGAGTTGCTTGACGCGATTGACGACAAGGCGTTCGCCGACCACCGCGACAACCGGGACGCTGCGGTCCGCGACCTGCTTGACGAGTGGCTGAAACAGCGTGCTGCCGAGGATGCGGATGAGACTAACTGA
- a CDS encoding cupin domain-containing protein: MEQTRLEFGRYFEVAMETDEAQVAEMTVEPGRSVGGPENYHEDSDQWLFVASGTGVVTVDGDTHRIDAGDLVRIEAGERHSIENDGDGPLETVNFYTPPQ, from the coding sequence ATGGAACAGACGCGTCTCGAGTTCGGCCGCTACTTCGAGGTCGCCATGGAGACTGACGAGGCACAGGTCGCGGAGATGACTGTCGAGCCCGGCCGGTCCGTCGGCGGGCCGGAGAACTATCATGAGGACAGCGACCAGTGGCTGTTCGTGGCCAGCGGTACCGGCGTCGTTACCGTCGATGGTGACACCCACCGCATTGACGCTGGCGACCTCGTCCGCATCGAGGCCGGTGAACGCCACAGCATCGAAAACGACGGGGACGGGCCGCTGGAGACGGTCAACTTCTACACGCCGCCGCAATAA
- a CDS encoding CNNM domain-containing protein, which yields MQPVEISVRLLAGLALILANGFFVAIEFALTRARQYDESEFDEPGLRRAWEMTDDLEIYLTSCQVGITASSIAVGIIAEPALAAIFEPYFESSVLAGVGLGGAIAFLLINLVHLTHGEQTPTYLGVERAKFVCRYGATPLYYFAMLISPIIAVGDGIAKWTLGLFGVEMSGAWLEAEVDSIESRGELRNELGSVLDRGDVSDERREEVLSAFRVGDREVSEVMVPREDIVALSPTDDDATNAERIAETPHTRYPLVGEALEDFLGIVYIPALVDEREEQAGDGGLLDRIDLEAVASPPMTMSPETTVSDAIDQFQAERQELAFVLADGEVVGLVTVTDLLEEVVGDIQDPMDAEAGVA from the coding sequence ATGCAACCAGTCGAAATCTCGGTCAGGCTGCTTGCAGGACTTGCCCTGATCCTCGCGAACGGCTTCTTCGTCGCTATCGAGTTCGCGTTGACAAGAGCCAGACAGTACGACGAATCGGAGTTCGACGAACCCGGCCTCCGGCGTGCCTGGGAGATGACTGACGACTTGGAGATCTATCTGACGAGCTGTCAGGTCGGTATCACCGCCTCCAGTATCGCCGTCGGTATCATCGCCGAGCCGGCGCTCGCGGCCATCTTTGAGCCCTACTTTGAGTCGTCGGTCCTGGCTGGGGTCGGCCTCGGTGGTGCTATCGCTTTCCTCCTTATCAACCTCGTCCACCTTACCCACGGTGAGCAGACGCCGACGTATCTCGGCGTTGAGCGCGCGAAGTTCGTCTGTCGGTACGGCGCGACGCCGCTGTACTACTTCGCCATGCTCATCTCGCCGATTATCGCCGTCGGTGACGGGATCGCCAAGTGGACACTAGGGCTGTTCGGTGTCGAAATGTCCGGCGCGTGGCTCGAAGCTGAAGTCGATAGCATCGAGTCCCGGGGCGAGCTGCGAAACGAACTCGGCTCCGTTCTAGACCGCGGCGACGTATCCGATGAACGCCGCGAGGAGGTCCTCTCCGCGTTCCGCGTCGGTGACCGCGAAGTCAGCGAGGTGATGGTCCCACGGGAAGACATCGTTGCGCTATCCCCGACCGACGACGACGCGACCAACGCCGAGCGGATCGCCGAGACGCCACACACCCGCTACCCGCTCGTCGGCGAGGCGCTCGAAGATTTCCTTGGCATCGTCTACATCCCCGCGCTCGTCGACGAGCGCGAGGAACAGGCCGGCGACGGCGGCCTGCTTGACCGTATCGACCTCGAAGCCGTCGCCTCGCCGCCGATGACGATGTCGCCGGAGACGACTGTTAGCGATGCCATCGACCAGTTCCAGGCCGAGCGCCAGGAACTCGCGTTCGTCCTTGCGGACGGCGAAGTCGTCGGGCTGGTCACGGTCACCGACCTGCTCGAAGAGGTCGTCGGCGACATTCAGGACCCAATGGACGCCGAGGCCGGCGTCGCCTGA